One Dermacentor andersoni chromosome 6, qqDerAnde1_hic_scaffold, whole genome shotgun sequence genomic window carries:
- the LOC129382313 gene encoding uncharacterized protein isoform X1 has protein sequence MSVLMYRSCSKSSKGAQIKCHALIFFPCQAFQWKKSLYAVTVRHCSSRRSTDQRAPKGRGSRNRCFGQRCGQRQYETNCCCIGFCTKMCSTGGWKTLFLDPHVLSSVQSSVQASSPTAVNGEIPHQGYFHHDCETDEQSNVKANNEVHVDWPFECCLCLERFLLKETLNKHLCTHTASMQATSPTTVKVEIPHQGYFHRDCRTDKPSNVKTKNEVHVNWPFECHLCPESFSLKETLNKHLCTHTGTRTFQCSSCPRSFRQKFNLERHLRIHTGERPFQCPSCPRSFSQGVNLKTHLSTHTGEKPFQCPSCPRSFRQRGNLKTHQRIHTGERPHQCSLCPRRFFQGHNLKRHLRTHTGERPFQCPSCPRSFRQRGNLKTHQRVHTGERPL, from the exons ATGTCTGTTTTGATGTATCGTTCTTGCAGCAAAAGCTCTAAAGGTGCTCAAATTAAGTGTCATGCACTTATATTTTTCCCTTGCCAAGCTTTTCAGTGGAAAAAATCCTTGTATGCTGTCACGGTGCGGCATTGTTCGAGTCGTCGAAGCACTGATCAGCGGGCGCCTAAAGGTCGAGGAAGTAGGAACCG CTGCTTTGGCCAGAGATGTGGCCAACGTCAATATGAAACAAACTGTTGTTGTATTGGCTTTTGCACAAAG ATGTGTTCTACTGGCGGGTGGAAAACATTATTTTTGGACCCCCATGTTCTATCTTCTGTACAAT cATCGGTGCAGGCGAGCTCTCCAACAGCTGTGAATGGTGAGATACCACATCAAGGATACTTCCACCATGACTGTGAGACTGATGAACAGTCTAATGTGAAAGCAAACAATGAGGTTCATGTGGATTGGCCATTTGAATGCTGTTTGTGCCTTGAGCGCTTCTTGCTGAAGGAAACACTGAACAAACACCTGTGCACCCACACAG catcGATGCAGGCGACCTCTCCAACAACTGTGAAGGTTGAGATACCACATCAAGGATACTTCCACCGTGACTGTCGGACTGATAAACCCTCTAATGTGAAAACAAAGAACGAGGTTCATGTGAATTGGCCATTTGAATGCCATTTGTGCCCTGAGAGCTTCTCGCTGAAGGAAACCCTGAACAAGCACCTGTGCACCCACACAGGTACAAGGACATTTCAGTGTTCTTCATGCCCTCGGAGCTTCAGGCAAAAGTTTAATTTGGAAAGACACCTTCGCatccacacaggcgagaggccatttcagtgcccctCATGCCCTCGGAGCTTCTCACAAGGAGTTAATTTGAAAACACACCTgagcacccacacaggcgagaagccgtTTCAGTGCCCCTCATGCCCTCGGAGCTTCAGGCAACGGGGTAATTTGAAAACACACCAGCGCatccacacaggcgagaggccaCATCAGTGCTCGTTATGTCCTCGGAGGTTCTTTCAAGGACATAATTTGAAAagacacctgcgcacccacacaggcgagaggccGTTTCAGTGCCCCTCATGCCCTCGGAGCTTCAGGCAACGGGGTAATTTGAAAACACACCAGCGAGtccacacaggcgagaggccattGTAG
- the LOC129382313 gene encoding uncharacterized protein isoform X2 → MSVLMYRSCSKSSKGAQIKCHALIFFPCQAFQWKKSLYAVTVRHCSSRRSTDQRAPKGRGSRNRCFGQRCGQRQYETNCCCIGFCTKMCSTGGWKTLFLDPHVLSSVQSSVQASSPTAVNASMQATSPTTVKVEIPHQGYFHRDCRTDKPSNVKTKNEVHVNWPFECHLCPESFSLKETLNKHLCTHTGTRTFQCSSCPRSFRQKFNLERHLRIHTGERPFQCPSCPRSFSQGVNLKTHLSTHTGEKPFQCPSCPRSFRQRGNLKTHQRIHTGERPHQCSLCPRRFFQGHNLKRHLRTHTGERPFQCPSCPRSFRQRGNLKTHQRVHTGERPL, encoded by the exons ATGTCTGTTTTGATGTATCGTTCTTGCAGCAAAAGCTCTAAAGGTGCTCAAATTAAGTGTCATGCACTTATATTTTTCCCTTGCCAAGCTTTTCAGTGGAAAAAATCCTTGTATGCTGTCACGGTGCGGCATTGTTCGAGTCGTCGAAGCACTGATCAGCGGGCGCCTAAAGGTCGAGGAAGTAGGAACCG CTGCTTTGGCCAGAGATGTGGCCAACGTCAATATGAAACAAACTGTTGTTGTATTGGCTTTTGCACAAAG ATGTGTTCTACTGGCGGGTGGAAAACATTATTTTTGGACCCCCATGTTCTATCTTCTGTACAAT cATCGGTGCAGGCGAGCTCTCCAACAGCTGTGAATG catcGATGCAGGCGACCTCTCCAACAACTGTGAAGGTTGAGATACCACATCAAGGATACTTCCACCGTGACTGTCGGACTGATAAACCCTCTAATGTGAAAACAAAGAACGAGGTTCATGTGAATTGGCCATTTGAATGCCATTTGTGCCCTGAGAGCTTCTCGCTGAAGGAAACCCTGAACAAGCACCTGTGCACCCACACAGGTACAAGGACATTTCAGTGTTCTTCATGCCCTCGGAGCTTCAGGCAAAAGTTTAATTTGGAAAGACACCTTCGCatccacacaggcgagaggccatttcagtgcccctCATGCCCTCGGAGCTTCTCACAAGGAGTTAATTTGAAAACACACCTgagcacccacacaggcgagaagccgtTTCAGTGCCCCTCATGCCCTCGGAGCTTCAGGCAACGGGGTAATTTGAAAACACACCAGCGCatccacacaggcgagaggccaCATCAGTGCTCGTTATGTCCTCGGAGGTTCTTTCAAGGACATAATTTGAAAagacacctgcgcacccacacaggcgagaggccGTTTCAGTGCCCCTCATGCCCTCGGAGCTTCAGGCAACGGGGTAATTTGAAAACACACCAGCGAGtccacacaggcgagaggccattGTAG
- the LOC129382313 gene encoding uncharacterized protein isoform X4, whose product MAPSRLFSGKNPCMLSRCGIVRVVEALISGRLKVEEVGTASVQASSPTAVNGEIPHQGYFHHDCETDEQSNVKANNEVHVDWPFECCLCLERFLLKETLNKHLCTHTASMQATSPTTVKVEIPHQGYFHRDCRTDKPSNVKTKNEVHVNWPFECHLCPESFSLKETLNKHLCTHTGTRTFQCSSCPRSFRQKFNLERHLRIHTGERPFQCPSCPRSFSQGVNLKTHLSTHTGEKPFQCPSCPRSFRQRGNLKTHQRIHTGERPHQCSLCPRRFFQGHNLKRHLRTHTGERPFQCPSCPRSFRQRGNLKTHQRVHTGERPL is encoded by the exons atggcgccatctaga CTTTTCAGTGGAAAAAATCCTTGTATGCTGTCACGGTGCGGCATTGTTCGAGTCGTCGAAGCACTGATCAGCGGGCGCCTAAAGGTCGAGGAAGTAGGAACCG cATCGGTGCAGGCGAGCTCTCCAACAGCTGTGAATGGTGAGATACCACATCAAGGATACTTCCACCATGACTGTGAGACTGATGAACAGTCTAATGTGAAAGCAAACAATGAGGTTCATGTGGATTGGCCATTTGAATGCTGTTTGTGCCTTGAGCGCTTCTTGCTGAAGGAAACACTGAACAAACACCTGTGCACCCACACAG catcGATGCAGGCGACCTCTCCAACAACTGTGAAGGTTGAGATACCACATCAAGGATACTTCCACCGTGACTGTCGGACTGATAAACCCTCTAATGTGAAAACAAAGAACGAGGTTCATGTGAATTGGCCATTTGAATGCCATTTGTGCCCTGAGAGCTTCTCGCTGAAGGAAACCCTGAACAAGCACCTGTGCACCCACACAGGTACAAGGACATTTCAGTGTTCTTCATGCCCTCGGAGCTTCAGGCAAAAGTTTAATTTGGAAAGACACCTTCGCatccacacaggcgagaggccatttcagtgcccctCATGCCCTCGGAGCTTCTCACAAGGAGTTAATTTGAAAACACACCTgagcacccacacaggcgagaagccgtTTCAGTGCCCCTCATGCCCTCGGAGCTTCAGGCAACGGGGTAATTTGAAAACACACCAGCGCatccacacaggcgagaggccaCATCAGTGCTCGTTATGTCCTCGGAGGTTCTTTCAAGGACATAATTTGAAAagacacctgcgcacccacacaggcgagaggccGTTTCAGTGCCCCTCATGCCCTCGGAGCTTCAGGCAACGGGGTAATTTGAAAACACACCAGCGAGtccacacaggcgagaggccattGTAG
- the LOC129382313 gene encoding uncharacterized protein isoform X5 — protein sequence MLSRCGIVRVVEALISGRLKVEEVGTASVQASSPTAVNGEIPHQGYFHHDCETDEQSNVKANNEVHVDWPFECCLCLERFLLKETLNKHLCTHTASMQATSPTTVKVEIPHQGYFHRDCRTDKPSNVKTKNEVHVNWPFECHLCPESFSLKETLNKHLCTHTGTRTFQCSSCPRSFRQKFNLERHLRIHTGERPFQCPSCPRSFSQGVNLKTHLSTHTGEKPFQCPSCPRSFRQRGNLKTHQRIHTGERPHQCSLCPRRFFQGHNLKRHLRTHTGERPFQCPSCPRSFRQRGNLKTHQRVHTGERPL from the exons ATGCTGTCACGGTGCGGCATTGTTCGAGTCGTCGAAGCACTGATCAGCGGGCGCCTAAAGGTCGAGGAAGTAGGAACCG cATCGGTGCAGGCGAGCTCTCCAACAGCTGTGAATGGTGAGATACCACATCAAGGATACTTCCACCATGACTGTGAGACTGATGAACAGTCTAATGTGAAAGCAAACAATGAGGTTCATGTGGATTGGCCATTTGAATGCTGTTTGTGCCTTGAGCGCTTCTTGCTGAAGGAAACACTGAACAAACACCTGTGCACCCACACAG catcGATGCAGGCGACCTCTCCAACAACTGTGAAGGTTGAGATACCACATCAAGGATACTTCCACCGTGACTGTCGGACTGATAAACCCTCTAATGTGAAAACAAAGAACGAGGTTCATGTGAATTGGCCATTTGAATGCCATTTGTGCCCTGAGAGCTTCTCGCTGAAGGAAACCCTGAACAAGCACCTGTGCACCCACACAGGTACAAGGACATTTCAGTGTTCTTCATGCCCTCGGAGCTTCAGGCAAAAGTTTAATTTGGAAAGACACCTTCGCatccacacaggcgagaggccatttcagtgcccctCATGCCCTCGGAGCTTCTCACAAGGAGTTAATTTGAAAACACACCTgagcacccacacaggcgagaagccgtTTCAGTGCCCCTCATGCCCTCGGAGCTTCAGGCAACGGGGTAATTTGAAAACACACCAGCGCatccacacaggcgagaggccaCATCAGTGCTCGTTATGTCCTCGGAGGTTCTTTCAAGGACATAATTTGAAAagacacctgcgcacccacacaggcgagaggccGTTTCAGTGCCCCTCATGCCCTCGGAGCTTCAGGCAACGGGGTAATTTGAAAACACACCAGCGAGtccacacaggcgagaggccattGTAG
- the LOC129382313 gene encoding uncharacterized protein isoform X6, translated as MCSTGGWKTLFLDPHVLSSVQSSVQASSPTAVNGEIPHQGYFHHDCETDEQSNVKANNEVHVDWPFECCLCLERFLLKETLNKHLCTHTASMQATSPTTVKVEIPHQGYFHRDCRTDKPSNVKTKNEVHVNWPFECHLCPESFSLKETLNKHLCTHTGTRTFQCSSCPRSFRQKFNLERHLRIHTGERPFQCPSCPRSFSQGVNLKTHLSTHTGEKPFQCPSCPRSFRQRGNLKTHQRIHTGERPHQCSLCPRRFFQGHNLKRHLRTHTGERPFQCPSCPRSFRQRGNLKTHQRVHTGERPL; from the exons ATGTGTTCTACTGGCGGGTGGAAAACATTATTTTTGGACCCCCATGTTCTATCTTCTGTACAAT cATCGGTGCAGGCGAGCTCTCCAACAGCTGTGAATGGTGAGATACCACATCAAGGATACTTCCACCATGACTGTGAGACTGATGAACAGTCTAATGTGAAAGCAAACAATGAGGTTCATGTGGATTGGCCATTTGAATGCTGTTTGTGCCTTGAGCGCTTCTTGCTGAAGGAAACACTGAACAAACACCTGTGCACCCACACAG catcGATGCAGGCGACCTCTCCAACAACTGTGAAGGTTGAGATACCACATCAAGGATACTTCCACCGTGACTGTCGGACTGATAAACCCTCTAATGTGAAAACAAAGAACGAGGTTCATGTGAATTGGCCATTTGAATGCCATTTGTGCCCTGAGAGCTTCTCGCTGAAGGAAACCCTGAACAAGCACCTGTGCACCCACACAGGTACAAGGACATTTCAGTGTTCTTCATGCCCTCGGAGCTTCAGGCAAAAGTTTAATTTGGAAAGACACCTTCGCatccacacaggcgagaggccatttcagtgcccctCATGCCCTCGGAGCTTCTCACAAGGAGTTAATTTGAAAACACACCTgagcacccacacaggcgagaagccgtTTCAGTGCCCCTCATGCCCTCGGAGCTTCAGGCAACGGGGTAATTTGAAAACACACCAGCGCatccacacaggcgagaggccaCATCAGTGCTCGTTATGTCCTCGGAGGTTCTTTCAAGGACATAATTTGAAAagacacctgcgcacccacacaggcgagaggccGTTTCAGTGCCCCTCATGCCCTCGGAGCTTCAGGCAACGGGGTAATTTGAAAACACACCAGCGAGtccacacaggcgagaggccattGTAG
- the LOC129382313 gene encoding uncharacterized protein isoform X3, whose protein sequence is MLVCFGQRCGQRQYETNCCCIGFCTKMCSTGGWKTLFLDPHVLSSVQSSVQASSPTAVNGEIPHQGYFHHDCETDEQSNVKANNEVHVDWPFECCLCLERFLLKETLNKHLCTHTASMQATSPTTVKVEIPHQGYFHRDCRTDKPSNVKTKNEVHVNWPFECHLCPESFSLKETLNKHLCTHTGTRTFQCSSCPRSFRQKFNLERHLRIHTGERPFQCPSCPRSFSQGVNLKTHLSTHTGEKPFQCPSCPRSFRQRGNLKTHQRIHTGERPHQCSLCPRRFFQGHNLKRHLRTHTGERPFQCPSCPRSFRQRGNLKTHQRVHTGERPL, encoded by the exons ATGCTTGT CTGCTTTGGCCAGAGATGTGGCCAACGTCAATATGAAACAAACTGTTGTTGTATTGGCTTTTGCACAAAG ATGTGTTCTACTGGCGGGTGGAAAACATTATTTTTGGACCCCCATGTTCTATCTTCTGTACAAT cATCGGTGCAGGCGAGCTCTCCAACAGCTGTGAATGGTGAGATACCACATCAAGGATACTTCCACCATGACTGTGAGACTGATGAACAGTCTAATGTGAAAGCAAACAATGAGGTTCATGTGGATTGGCCATTTGAATGCTGTTTGTGCCTTGAGCGCTTCTTGCTGAAGGAAACACTGAACAAACACCTGTGCACCCACACAG catcGATGCAGGCGACCTCTCCAACAACTGTGAAGGTTGAGATACCACATCAAGGATACTTCCACCGTGACTGTCGGACTGATAAACCCTCTAATGTGAAAACAAAGAACGAGGTTCATGTGAATTGGCCATTTGAATGCCATTTGTGCCCTGAGAGCTTCTCGCTGAAGGAAACCCTGAACAAGCACCTGTGCACCCACACAGGTACAAGGACATTTCAGTGTTCTTCATGCCCTCGGAGCTTCAGGCAAAAGTTTAATTTGGAAAGACACCTTCGCatccacacaggcgagaggccatttcagtgcccctCATGCCCTCGGAGCTTCTCACAAGGAGTTAATTTGAAAACACACCTgagcacccacacaggcgagaagccgtTTCAGTGCCCCTCATGCCCTCGGAGCTTCAGGCAACGGGGTAATTTGAAAACACACCAGCGCatccacacaggcgagaggccaCATCAGTGCTCGTTATGTCCTCGGAGGTTCTTTCAAGGACATAATTTGAAAagacacctgcgcacccacacaggcgagaggccGTTTCAGTGCCCCTCATGCCCTCGGAGCTTCAGGCAACGGGGTAATTTGAAAACACACCAGCGAGtccacacaggcgagaggccattGTAG
- the LOC129382313 gene encoding uncharacterized protein isoform X7: MAPSRLFSGKNPCMLSRCGIVRVVEALISGRLKVEEVGTASVQASSPTAVNDVWHWQKENIIFGPPCSIFCTMCDVTFC, encoded by the exons atggcgccatctaga CTTTTCAGTGGAAAAAATCCTTGTATGCTGTCACGGTGCGGCATTGTTCGAGTCGTCGAAGCACTGATCAGCGGGCGCCTAAAGGTCGAGGAAGTAGGAACCG cATCGGTGCAGGCGAGCTCTCCAACAGCTGTGAATG ATGTGTGGCACTGGCAGAAGGAAAATATTATTTTTGGACCCCCATGTTCCATCTTCTGCACAATGTGCGATGTTACTTTTTGTTAG